The genomic interval ttactgCTGAAGTCTTCTCAAGGAATTTTatgaaatgaggaaagaaaatgtaagacAAAGACTAAATACTATCTGACAGATTAAAGCAGGAAGTTACAGGCACATTTGCATTCATCTGGGCTTACAGAGTTATATTAAgtgaattttaacataaaatatacacCAAATATGCCCCAGGCCTCCACCCATTCTACAGAGGACATCCTTGGTGGGTGGGTGGAAAGGCACTGGAGCACATCTTCACTGGGCTTAGAATGGAGCCCTTCCTGCAGGCAGTGAGGCACATGGCAATTCTGTTCCTGAAGGTCCACAGCCAACTTGACCCAGTGAAGTACCACTGGCCTCGGAAACAAGTAGATGCAGGAGAAGGTGAAAGTGAGGCTGACTCCACAGACCGCTGCCTACAATGGGGCATTCATTGAGCAGTTTGGGAAACAAGCAGGAGGAAGTCAGGAACGGATGACTTCATGGGTAAAAGGTATAGAGGAAgcatgaatgaatgtgtgaatttgttgaaagaaaatgttgtCTTTGAATTTCCACAAGAATGTTGcaatttccttcttaaatttCGCAACAAAGGACCAGGCTTAGTTAACAGGATAACTAACATTTAGGTCTACAAATACTCCCACACTAAAAGAGGACCCTTCAGTCAAATATTCACTGAGCATGTGACAGCCAGGCTCTGGGATTGTCCTTTTCAAAAGTGTACCATAAACAAGCTGGCAAGTGAGAAGCTCCCCCACTCCTGCCTGACATCCCTGCTTGTGATGCTGGCCTGGGTCCTGCCTGTTCACTGGTCCCTCGAGTCACCATTCTCCAGCTCCCCATGGACCAGCCTAGGTCTACCTCCTTGCCCTACTGCCTTAGGCTACTCCAACCTTGTGGTAACAATTTTGGGGGGTTTTCTTGAGAgatggtcttgttctgtcacccaggctgaagtgcagtggcatgattatagctcaccacagccttgaccacctgggctcaagggtCAAgtagctgagtagctgagactaacggtgtgtgccaccacacccagctaatttttaaattttttgtagaaacgggatTGCgctatcttgcccaggttggtctcaaactcctgggctcaagtgatccacccacagtgctgggattataggcctgagccactgcacccagtggcAGTAACATTTCTGTACTAATTGGAAATGGCTAGAAAATCACCTTTCAGGCAATGtttcttcttgctttcttctAAAAAGGAAAGATTTCTAGCCCAACATTTATATCCCAGCGCAGCCTTGGGCATCCTGGGTGAATAGGAATAGGACTTGCCTGCCAGTGGGTAGAGCACTCTGGGTGAGCCTCTAGCACAGGCCTGGCCAAACACAGTCTTTACTAAGTTAAGCAGCTACAGTTTAGGACCAGAAAAGAAATTCACCTTTTAAACAGCAAAAAATCCCTGGATGGTagcaagttgttttttttttttttttggggggtgggggctggcagataagagtctcactctgttgcccaggctgtagtacactGGCAcactctcagcctcccaggttcaagtgattctcctgcctcagcctcccgagtagctgagattacaggcacacgccaccatgtctggctaatttttttttttttttttttttactagggatgggggtttcaccatgttggccaggctggtcttgaactcctgacctcgggtgatccgcccaccttggcctcccaaagtgctgggattacaggcgtgagccactacgcctggcctggTAGCAAGTTTTGGCATAAGAGTATCTAATATTTTTTGACTGCAATAGATTATACAACCCCAAGTTTATGAATATTGAAAAAGTTCCAAAAGAGTCAGAGCAAAGTCCaggacaaaacaacaaaaattcctTTTTGTTCGGGTACAATACTCTGGTAACTTTTTCCTTTTGTACAGAAAAGGATGTCTGAGACAGAAGCCATGCTGACTTTCACAGAACATGCCTGATTTTGGTTGACGGGCAAcctaaaatgaaagagaatgctttaatttttttttaattgaggggaaaaaagtaaaatgctCAAGACAGTTAACTCATTTTAACAAGTTCTCCTTATGGAAACTAATCAATTGCTATTAATGCCACCGTAAAAGCTAGGCATCAATGGCATCATTTTAAGGCAGAAATGCTTTTTGATTATGTTATAAAGCTGATTCATTTAATTCTAGACCAATGACTTCAGGTGTATTTGGCTAAACAAAGCTCCCAGGAACTGATGTCGAATTACTTCCCAGACGTGAGAACCATTAATTAGAGAAAGAACACAAACCTCGGTGTCCTTTCTTTGAAACAATAAGGACAAAGGCAAACTTCCTGTTAGACTGCTGTGTGTTCACGATGGCCTCACATGAGAGAACAGACATGAAAGAGATGAGGCGATTCTGTCCTTCTTTAACACCATCATCTGCCTGAACTCACCTCAGGCCTTCCTGTCAGGTGTCTGGCTCTCAGGTTCCTTTGAATCCAGTTTTTGATGTAGACAGAGGCTGTCTAGCTTCTGCAGATCTTCTGTAAGGCCATTTCTAAGATCCTCATTGCTTCTCAGAAATTCCTTCACCACTTCTAGTCGATTTGAGAGCTGCAAGAGGAAACCATGCAACGTATAGCTTAGACAGTTTTGTAGCAGATTTGAAATTCAAACGAAAAACCTACTAGCTCCCAGTCTGGCTCCTACTCATGTGCCCAAGAGACAGAAATCTTGGCCATAGGCATCTGTCCACAAGTTAACgcttgaaaacaaaaacaaaacaaaccctttAAAGCAAAGCATCCTCCAGTCAAAAACTAGTGACCCAGGATAAACGGTTCTGGGGGTACACAAGGGGGTATTTGCTTGTctccttccatttttttgtgcTTTAAAACTTCCTGCCTTTACATGAAAGGGCTtcattttatacatacacacgTGTATgtgtacaaataaataaaatgcccttttcttttgAATTCTGTACCTGAATTATTAAACATATAcatggatatatacatatgttcatataaatatataaaagtgtgtgtgtgtgtgtgtgtgtgtgtgtgtgtgttgtttttttgagacagagtcttgctctatcgcccaggatggagggcaatggtacaatctcggcacACTTCAACCtttgcttcccgggttcaagcaagtctcctgcctcagcctccagagtaactgtgattacaggaatgtgccaccctgcctggctaatttttgtgtttttagtagacacaggtttttgccatgttggccaggctgctctcaaactcctgacctcaggtgatctgcccgcctcagcctcccaaagagctgggattacaggcatgagccacaacacccagccgcatgtatatgtatttaatagTAACAAATATACAGGTTCAAATCTCAAAATCAACACAAAGGTGTAAGATAAAAAGTCAGTCCTCTTTCCATCCCTACTgtttaaacaaaaacaagaaacaggtCTTGATAACATTTACAACAAAAATCCTGGGGTCATAATACAATCACTGTTTTTCCTGATCCCAGATTCACATTTTTCCCTATTCTAACATCTCAAAGGAGAAGGCATGTTAGCATTGATAGTGTCTTGTACTAAATTGgcagcatttttcttctttcttagaaGTAACTAAAATACTGGTATGTTTTACTATTGACAGCAATTTTAGATTCACTGAAATCTGGTCTTAATAAATCCTCTGACTTTGGCAACTAACCCTAAATAACATGGATAATCATATAGGATATGAACTTTCAGAAGATGTcaaatttaatatatgtaaaaaccTGACCTCCAACTTTTTTAAGATAACATGTAAATTGATCCTCACATTTTGATTAATCGAAATATTATAAGAAATGCCATGGTCTGCCGAAGAGAAAgcatgaaaaatgagaatttatCAACTCTACCTAGAGAATTTGTGACCCAGAGGACAAGCCAACTAATCCCTACTTCCTTTCAGTAAAACAGAGATAATGGGGGTTCAAAATTTATAGCTGCCAGCTCCTCAGAGATGTAAGATCTGCAGCACAGCAGAGTGGAAGCCACAGGATCAGAACCGAGAGACCTGCGGGCCAGCCCTCAGCCCCAGTGCAAGCTCCATGGGGCCCTTGCCTCACATGCAAAGCAGGGGATATGATAAGATGACTGCCAGGTTTCCTTCTAGCTCTCAACTGACACAAACTCCTGGCCCTAGCTTCTGAAAGCAGCATCAGCAGAAAGAAAACTGGGGCTCTAatggcattaaaaaataaaaccagatgaACTGAAACACATGGATTTAGAAAAGAACAGATTTAATATTctaattcatcattttaaatacCTATGGGGTATACCATGGTGGGCACACCCAAAAAACCAGGGGTACCAAGTCCTTCTGCTAAACGGGCTCACCATGCTGAATAAAGCATCTGGGTCAACACTGGAATAGTTAATACAGGCATATTTACCTGCAAGGAGCACGGCTCCATGAATTTGTATTTAATAAACCCTCCCTAGGTTTAATAAGGTAACCAGCAAAACTACTTTCCTTGGACAAGGAGGAATGGAGAGGTGAAATGATTTTTCCAAGATCTCCTGGTGATCTAGAAATCTAATCCAGCCAGTGCTAGAATATTTCTGAACCTTACTGGAATATAATTCTACCACTGTTAATTTCTTTTATACCTTGGATGTGACATGGAGATTCATTCCTCCTGTACTTGGGAGTTTAGACCATCATTAGCCTGCAGGTCTTAAACTAGAAACGTTGATGATCCTTCAaacactcccctcccctccttctccaCCCTTTTCCAGCCCCATGCCATGCTCCAAGTAATCTCCCTGGCCACCAAGAACCATCAGCTCTGCCCAGGCACTGCCTCCAGAATCCAGCTCCTCTACAGCCCTAGTTTTTGTTCTCTCTCACCTTCACATGACTCCAAGAGCCTTCTGGGTAGTTGCTAGCCACTCATCCAACCTCCAGCTACCACAAGAGTTAACTTTTCTAAAAGCTACATCTGAATATCTGATCCTATCACTCTTTCTTGACTGCTTTTTGGGAATGAAGCCCAAACCCTTTGGCATGGCCTAGGAAACCTTTCGGCATGTCGCTTCAGCCCACTTTACCACCCTCAAATCTGCCCATAGCTCCTGTGTTCACCTGTCCTTGCCTAGGCTCAGACTATCCTTTCCCGCCTTTGCAAGTACTGTGCCCTCTGCCAAGAAGAACCTTTTTCCTTGCCAATTTGTGACTCTTATTTGATTCTGTGAGCCGCAGCTCAACAGCACCTTCTCGGCAAAATCTTTTTTGGCAATCCCCCTGACCAGCAGAGAATGTCTGGAgcgttatttttttttcagaattttattgtAGCCCTTACTACATTTTTCCACTTTGTGGCACAGATTAGGCACTCAAATGTTTGCTGTTTGctgattaaatgaaaatatttgttaagaggTAATATTAATCTGTGCCCAAAGCATATTCACACTTCTGGAAATTATTTGACTTATAAATCGAAAACACTATTGGTTATTTGCTAAGATGAGCTACGCTTCCTCCCCACCATCTTTCTTTGTGTTGTTTACTCACAGAGGATATAATACTTTTCTTTTACCTCTTCAGGCAAcagctcttgctcttctgcttgAAGATATATCTCTTGAAGTTTCTCCTTTAGTAACTGcatttctatttcattgactTGACTCTCACTCAGGTAAGTTCCCATTTCACATTCACACCCATCTCGCTGATCTTCCTCAGGGATGTGAACAGCCCAGTCAGATGTCAACAGCTGAGAGGAATGCCATACAAATATATGAACTCATTTCATAAAAAAGGCATTCCACTGAATTACTCAAATAATTCATAGTTAAACATAATGGACTGGATCCATATTAATAGTGCACTGTGACCACAGAAAAGCTTCTCAGCCCAGTGTAACTGCAGATTTCATATCAGTATTCTTTCCCCCTGCTTACATTCTAACATTTAGGTTAAATCTAATaaacttcaaattttaaatgtgtggctgttcttttctctcccttcatTCTGTATGCCAGAACTATTAAACATGATTTTTACCTGTTCTATTCTGGAATATACTGCCACAATGTCTGGAATGTTCTTGAATTCATCCAGAAAATTTCGGATCTTCATCTGAAAATCGCGAAGCCACATAGAAGATACTTTCATCTCAGAAGAGTGCATGATCTCATTACGACATTTAATTACCTGcataaagacaaaaacataaaacgCTTCAAAGTCAAACAATGGGGTAAACTGAGATCTCTGACCCCTCAAAAAACTCACAGAAAGGCTTTCTTAATTACAAAATCAACAAGAGCAGTCTTCAGATGAGAAGGGCTGGAACTTTCTTGGGATCATGGGCATAATCTGGCATGTACTTGTATCAGAGTAGAGGATACTTCACCCCTCCAGCCCCCCAGGTCAGATCCATATTTA from Callithrix jacchus isolate 240 chromosome X, calJac240_pri, whole genome shotgun sequence carries:
- the CXHXorf38 gene encoding uncharacterized protein CXorf38 homolog isoform X1; this translates as MVLWELAARLNCAEYKNWVKAGYCLLLLRSCLQGFVGREVLSFHRGLLAAISGLGPRAACRGGSRCSPRARQFQPQCEVCAEWKREILRHHVNRNGDVHWGNCRPGLWPVDAWEVAKAFMPRGLAEKRGPEECDAVALLSLINSCDHFVVDRKKVTEVIKCRNEIMHSSEMKVSSMWLRDFQMKIRNFLDEFKNIPDIVAVYSRIEQLLTSDWAVHIPEEDQRDGCECEMGTYLSESQVNEIEMQLLKEKLQEIYLQAEEQELLPEELSNRLEVVKEFLRSNEDLRNGLTEDLQKLDSLCLHQKLDSKEPESQTPDRKA
- the CXHXorf38 gene encoding uncharacterized protein CXorf38 homolog isoform X2, producing the protein MVLWELAARLNCAEYKNWVKAGYCLLLLRSCLQGFVGREVLSFHRGLLAAISGLGPRAACRGGSRCSPRARQAFMPRGLAEKRGPEECDAVALLSLINSCDHFVVDRKKVTEVIKCRNEIMHSSEMKVSSMWLRDFQMKIRNFLDEFKNIPDIVAVYSRIEQLLTSDWAVHIPEEDQRDGCECEMGTYLSESQVNEIEMQLLKEKLQEIYLQAEEQELLPEELSNRLEVVKEFLRSNEDLRNGLTEDLQKLDSLCLHQKLDSKEPESQTPDRKA
- the CXHXorf38 gene encoding uncharacterized protein CXorf38 homolog isoform X4, giving the protein MSTEMETCTGETAGRASGPWTPGRWPRASFLQFHGISLPVAFMPRGLAEKRGPEECDAVALLSLINSCDHFVVDRKKVTEVIKCRNEIMHSSEMKVSSMWLRDFQMKIRNFLDEFKNIPDIVAVYSRIEQLLTSDWAVHIPEEDQRDGCECEMGTYLSESQVNEIEMQLLKEKLQEIYLQAEEQELLPEELSNRLEVVKEFLRSNEDLRNGLTEDLQKLDSLCLHQKLDSKEPESQTPDRKA